One window of Xylocopa sonorina isolate GNS202 chromosome 9, iyXylSono1_principal, whole genome shotgun sequence genomic DNA carries:
- the LOC143427021 gene encoding polyadenylate-binding protein-interacting protein 1 yields MNPLGCDGSGDGDMDRHAMGRGHTREIWIRNPQEQNPLRRPNQATSGVQTDSLESRNREQSNSGKSISDIVLNSTLSADAAEFIPKTYLAKSSHQQQQGNPQQSTTRHIHKYSVQSRLEMAREVSLQKTQQVQNSACNYEVTQHFKQTDQVQQFDNPSQQQRQEEQFSNIQDYGNFDGGSGDYKNKHQDSNIEDDNYIIEFANTTQNLMSVVHSLILNPGRFTSIVPPLINNLRPYLEFPSQFQEIMKIIIQQSINEGNFRYSGARLCASLDSSLSPTEQRCFRRTLHTLCKNETESQASNWQQNESQTEEEQKKCHGLILFLAELVTQMEHISAFGLGDLLIQLIIVILKKPALNSVKNICQALKLAGQTLEKGESRKEMENMMRILTELVTEGRVDFHVGRMVHSVHELRNGNWGQSSVNSTTVELTETIDPDQALDEPVFYGPDGKVLTAEENKFLEDVADSTTNIDDNVILEHGYMESLEKFLSEDEDDIDEAYEEFLKHIPKQIKNQTQK; encoded by the exons ATGAACCCTCTCGGATGTGATGGTAGTGGTGACGGGGACATGGATCGACACGCAATGGGACGCGGCCATACGCGGGAAATATGGATCAGGAACCCGCAGGAACAGAATCCGTTAAGGAGGCCCAATCAAGCCACGTCTGGAGTGCAAACAG ATTCATTGGAGTCCAGGAACCGCGAGCAGAGCAACTCGGGTAAATCTATCAGCGACATCGTACTGAATTCTACATTGTCCGCGGACGCAGCTGAATTCATTCCGAAAACTTATCTTGCTAAATCGTCA CATCAACAGCAGCAGGGTAATCCACAACAGTCAACCACGAGACATATACATAAATATTCGGTTCAAAGTAGATTAGAAATGGCACGCGAAGTATCTCTTCAAAAGACGCAACAAGTACAAAACTCTGCATGTAATTACGAAGTCACTCAGCATTTCAAACAAACTGATCAGGTCCAACAGTTCGATAACCCCTCGCAGCAACAACGACAAGAAGAGCAATTCTCAAACATTCAAGACTATGGAAATTTCGATGGAGGTTCAGGAGATTATAAGAACAAGCATCAG GACTCAAATATAGAAGATGACAATTATATAATTGAATTTGCAAATACAACGCAAAACTTGATGAGCGTCGTGCATTCGTTGATATTAAATCCAGGACGTTTCACTTCGATCGTGCCGCCGCTCATAAATAACCTTAGGCCTTATTTAGAATTCCCTAGTCAGTTTCAAGAAATTATGAAGATAATAATTCAACAG TCCATAAACGAGGGCAACTTTCGGTACAGCGGTGCCCGGCTTTGCGCTTCTTTGGATAGCAGTTTGAGTCCCACAGAACAGAGGTGTTTCAGAAGGACTTTACACACCCT GTGTAAAAACGAAACTGAGAGCCAAGCTTCGAATTGGCAGCAAAACGAGAGCCAAACGGAGGAAGAACAGAAGAAGTGTCACGGACTAATATTATTCCTGGCCGAACTAGTCACTCAAATGGAGCACATTTCCGCTTTCGGTTTGGGAGACTTATTAATTCAGCTCATTATCGTTATATTAAAGAAACCAGCGCTGAATTCCGTCAAGAATATCTGCCAAGCCCTTAAG TTAGCAGGACAAACTTTAGAAAAGGGCGAAAGTCGTAAGGAAATGGAGAACATGATGCGAATTTTAACGGAGCTCGTAACGGAAGGCAGAGTGGATTTCCATGTTGGACGGATGGTGCACAGCGTCCATGAATTAAGAAACGGGAACTGGGGACAGAGTTCTGTTAATTCTACGACGGTAGAATTAACAGAAACGATAGATCCTGATCAAGCACTCGATGAACCCGTCTTCTACGGTCCTGACGGCAAAGTGTTGACAGCGGAGGAGAATAAGTTTCTGGAGGATGTCGCAGACAGTACAACGAACATCGATGATAACGT TATACTGGAGCACGGTTACATGGAAAGTCTAGAAAAATTTTTATCGGAGGACGAGGACGACATAGATGAAGCTTATGAAGAATTTTTAAAGCATATACCCAAGCAGATTAAGAATCAGACGCAGAAGTAA
- the LOC143427118 gene encoding uncharacterized protein LOC143427118 — MLEMEWLRTIFLVISLFAIIVHGEYYQPRIVTARGTSCDSTTCGINARCTLSEGRPVCSCMNLYMGDPLVRCTRVECLTNADCSESKVCTNNKCVNACDGICGVNALCETKDHIPTCYCPSGQAGDPFVSCYGSDLQVACKPNPCGSNTKCEVVNEIPVCTCLPGYRGSPLTGCRRECESDNECPNHLACSSSFRCESPCKCGKNAECRVVNHQAKCTCPNNWLGNPYVSCHPECTTHSDCPSNKPSCLYQKCVHPCNGVCGVNADCNLRDTIPVCSCPRDMTGNPFVSCRSFEARDLCDPNPCGVNAICTPGHDSSGKERPVCTCPTGYIGNALTSCQRGECFTDSDCPDNKACIDYSCRNPCTGIECGSSAICTARRHIAVCTCPNGSRGDALYGCTPIENRATYSYGRPDRYRCC; from the exons ATGCTAGAAATGGAATGGCTGCGGACCATATTTCTAGTTATTTCCTTGTTTGCAATTATAGTTCACGGTGAATATTATCAGCCAAGAATAGTAACGGCCAGGGGCACCA GTTGCGATTCTACCACTTGCGGAATTAACGCAAGATGCACTCTCAGCGAAGGCAGACCAGTATGTTCTTGCATGAATCTGTACATGGGAGACCCTCTTGTGCGCTGCACCAGAGTAGAGTGTTTAA CTAACGCGGATTGCAGTGAGAGCAAAGTATGCACCAACAACAAGTGCGTAAACGCTTGTGATGGTATATGCGGTGTGAATGCGTTATGCGAGACAAAAGATCACATTCCAACGTGCTACTGTCCTTCTGGTCAGGCGGGAGATCCTTTCGTTTCTTGCTATGGATCCGACCTGC AGGTCGCGTGCAAGCCGAATCCGTGTGGATCCAACACCAAGTGCGAGGTAGTGAACGAGATTCCTGTCTGCACTTGCCTTCCAGGTTACAGAGGATCTCCGTTGACCGGATGCCGCCGCGAATGCGAAAGCGACAACGAATGTCCTAATCATCTTGCTTGTTCGTCGTCATTCAGATGCGAGAGCCcgtgtaaatgcggcaaaaACGCGGAATGTCGCGTGGTCAATCATCAGGCGAAATGTACTTGCCCAAAC AACTGGCTAGGAAATCCGTACGTATCTTGCCATCCGGAGTGCACCACGCATTCGGATTGTCCCTCGAACAAGCCATCTTGCCTCTACCAGAAATGCGTCCATCCTTGCAACGGAGTGTGCGGCGTGAATGCAGACTGTAATCTTCGCGATACGATTCCAGTCTGCAGTTGCCCAAGAGACATGACTGGCAACCCTTTCGTCAGCTGCAGATCGTTCGAAGCGC GAGATTTGTGCGACCCGAATCCCTGCGGAGTGAACGCAATTTGCACGCCTGGTCACGACAGCTCTGGAAAGGAGAGGCCAGTATGTACTTGCCCCACAGGGTACATAGGAAACGCTCTGACGAGCTGCCAACGCGGAGAATGTTTCACGGACAGCGATTGTCCGGACAACAAGGCGTGTATCGATTACTCGTGCAGAAATCCATGTACCGGCATCGAGTGTGGCTCGAGTGCGATCTGCACAGCGAGACGCCACATTGCCGTTTGTACCTGCCCGAATGGAAGTCGCGGGGATGCTCTTTACGGTTGCACTCCAATCGAAAACAGAGCGACGTACAGCTACGGTCGACCCGACCGCTATCGTTGCTGCTAA
- the Twf gene encoding twinfilin actin binding protein isoform X1 — translation MSHQTGIKANDALKKLFAKCRDGKIRVLKVSIENEELTPAASSKPVNKWQDDYDKMIKPLIVENQPAYILYRLDTKSPDSGYDWLFISWSPDTAPVRQKMLYASTKATLKQEFGTASIKEELHGTVPEDITLEGYHKYKRNDAAPAPLTTAEEELAELKKNTVTTDYSVETRHQTLSGVAFPVTAEAEQAITELGAGMHEYVQLRIDLKEEKIHLVMACDVSLDKLPTKVPADSARYHLYNFKHTHEGDYMEHIVFIYSMPGYSCSIKERMLYSSCKAPLLELIQSLGVTITKKLEIDDGTELTEEFLQEELHPKISLHQPKFAKPKGPPGRGAKRLTKVQDLGTSEQEI, via the exons ATGTCGCACCAGACGGGCATCAAAG CGAACGACGCGCTGAAGAAATTATTCGCCAAGTGCCGCGATGGTAAAATACGAGTCCTCAAGGTTTCCATCGAGAATG AGGAATTAACACCAGCTGCCTCATCGAAGCCAGTGAACAAGTGGCAAGACGATTACGACAAGATGATCAAGCCCTTGATCGTCGAGAATCAACCCGCGTATATTCTCTATCGTCTCGATACCAAGTCGCCTGATTCCGGTTACGATTGGTTGTTCATTTCCTGGTCGCCTGACACTGCACCGGTCAGACAGAAAATGTTGTACGCGTCGACTAAGGCGACTTTGAAGCAGGAGTTCGGGACCGCGTCCATAAAGGAGGAGTTGCACGGCACGGTGCCGGAGGATATAACGTTAGAGGGTTATCACAAGTACAAGAGGAACGATGCTGCTCCGGCACCGTTGACCACAGCGGAGGAAGAATTGGCGGAGCTGAAGAAGAACACGGTTACAACCGATTACAGCGTGGAGACGAGACACCAGACGTTGAGCGGGGTCGCTTTTCCTGTAACGGCCGAGGCGGAACAGGCGATCACTGAGTTAGGTGCTGGTATGCACGAATACGTTCAGCTGAGGATCGATCTGAAGGAGGAGAAGATACATTTAGTTATGGCTTGCGACGTCTCGCTGGACAAACTTCCAACGAAAGTTCCAGCTGACTCTGCCAGATACCATCTTTACAATTTCAAGCACACTCACGAAGGAGATTACATGGAGCATATAG TTTTTATATATAGCATGCCAGGATATAGTTGCAGTATCAAGGAGAGGATGCTGTATTCCTCGTGCAAAGCACCGCTTTTAGAACTTATCCAATCACTCGGAGTGACTATAACAAAGAAA CTTGAGATAGATGACGGAACAGAACTAACCGAAGAATTTTTACAAGAGGAGTTACATCCAAAAATCAGTTTGCATCAGCCGAAATTCGCGAAACCTAAGGGTCCACCAGGCAGAGGGGCAAAACGTTTAACCAAGGTCCAAGATTTAGGAACATCGGAGCAGGAGATTTGA
- the Mib2 gene encoding E3 ubiquitin-protein ligase mind bomb 2, producing the protein MLEVGLRVVRGQDWKWDDQDGGEGFAGTVVEIGKPPSFGNSASSPNPSDRTPDKTVIVQWDHGSRSNYRIGYQGAFDLLVFDNAATGVKHANIICDGCKRHGIIGIRWKCMQCCDYDLCTQCYMADVHDLSHCFERFQMANSVGIQLTPREGCTKIPLKGIFIGAKVVRGPDWEWGNQDGGRGKTGRVMDIRGWDNESSRSVATVTWSKGSTNVYRLGYKGCVDLCYVEAATAGTYYKEHLPLLGQPVMTVSSNVTNVTPTRSGAPSSVSSPRYSTFSVGDKIKVLVDVDTLKEMQEGHGGWNPRMAEYIGKIGRVHRITDKGDVRIQFEGCNNRWTFHPEALTKVTSKDTFSLGDIVRVKTDLTAVKLYQRGHGEWIDVMKNALGKTGKVIKIYSDGDLRVALDGHTWTFNPLSVTLVPPGTESASLQEETNRSLDWTADGVDIEVEKLLRDAARGEAGVSAVQEFLKKYPGRVDARAGGPGGGKKTCLQVAAHQGQRDLCILLLDAGASLRAVDEDGDTPLHYAAFGNQPEIMELLLSRGAAINAVNNGKCSALHVAVNKQHAQCVKVLLRHHCDVNLQDSYGDTALHDAIGKDAVDIVDALCSCERVDFTLRNKRGFNVLHHAAIKGNAHAMERLVGRARHLVDVKKEDGFTALHLAALNGHRDVAAILLAPNGGNAKVDLRNNRRQTPLHLATSQGHWALVELLVQHNVDIASTDADGDTVLHIAIIKSPNQSNVVPTPESCRDYPLIYAIWQNLARQGAKTELALACFLVSRDRTCTLLEHVKNSKNKTPMELLEADPQIAPYAELLRCYQYQSHNTQLEIENTPTSQPSIYQIDTALQPELGREARKGIPGSGDASECHNCLGIMTNATKEENRFNPGSSVPIISCARCGHGIPNKTETIQDGQLATGEISLTKQEEKVKENALDEKKEENQDKEREKDKDLERLRYLETRVADLEEANMCSICMERRRNVAFLCGHGACEHCAAPLKTCHMCRKVITKKINLY; encoded by the exons ATGTTAGAAGTTGGCTTGAGAGTTGTCCGTGGACAGGATTGGAAGTGGGACGACCAGGACGGCGGAGAAGGTTTCGCAGGGACCGTTGTCGAGATTGGCAAGCCGCCTTCGTTTGGCAACTCGGCGTCTAGTCCTAATCCGTCTGACAGGACACCGGATAAAACTGTTATCGTCCAGTGGGATCACGGATCTAGGAGCAATTATAGAATCGGATACCAAGGAGCTTTTGATCTTCTAGTGTTCGACAATGCAGCTACAGGCGTCAAGCACGCTAACATCATATGCGACGGTTGCAAACGGCACGGTATAATTGGCATCAGATGGAAGTGCATGCAGTGCTGCGATTATGACTTGTGCACGCAGTGTTACATGGCCGATGTGCACGATTTGAGTCACTGTTTCGAGAGATTTCAAATGGCTAACTCCGTAGG GATTCAATTGACTCCACGAGAGGGCTGCACCAAAATACCTTTAAAAGGGATATTTATAGGAGCTAAAGTTGTTCGCGGTCCCGATTGGGAATGGGGAAATCAAGATGGAGGACGAG GAAAAACCGGTAGAGTTATGGACATACGCGGATGGGACAATGAAAGCAGTCGATCAGTGGCAACTGTAACATGGTCTAAGGGTAGTACAAACGTTTATCGCCTGGGGTATAAAGGTTGCGTAGATCTGTGTTACGTCGAAGCAGCTACAGCTGGCACGTATTACAAGGAGCACCTTCCGCTCCTTGGACAGCCGGTAATGACAGTATCCAGTAATGTGACCAATGTAACTCCGACTAGAAGTGGCGCACCTTCCTCCGTATCTAGTCCACGCTACTCAACGTTCAGTGTTGGGGATAAAATAAAAGTATTAGTCGATGTAGACACGCTGAAAGAGATGCAAGAAGGTCATGGTGGTTGGAATCCGCGTATGGCCGAGTATATCGGAAAGATCGGCAGAGTTCATCGTATCACGGACAAGGGAGATGTCCGGATACAATTCGAGGGATGCAACAACCGGTGGACTTTCCATCCGGAGGCATTAACGAAAGTTACTAGTAAAGACACGTTCTCCCTTGGAGACATAGTTAGAGTAAAGACAGACTTAACTGCAGTTAAACTCTATCAACGGGGCCATGGGGAATGGATAGATGTaatgaagaat GCTTTAGGAAAAACTGGCAAGGTAATCAAAATATACTCCGATGGAGATTTAAGAGTAGCTTTGGACGGCCACACGTGGACGTTCAATCCTCTCAGTGTCACCCTCGTACCTCCTGGAACAGAAAGTGCCTCTCTACAGGAAGAAACAAATAGAAGTCTAGATTGGACGG CCGATGGCGTAGACATAGAAGTCGAGAAATTATTACGGGACGCAGCCAGAGGAGAAGCCGGTGTCTCAGCAGTTCAAGAATTTCTGAAAAAGTATCCTGGCAGAGTGGACGCGAGGGCTGGTGGGCCAGGGGGTGGCAAAAAGACCTGTCTGCAAGTGGCGGCACATCAAGGCCAAAGAGATCTTTGTATACTTCTCCTGGATGCTGGGGCGTCTCTTCGAGCTGTGGACGAAGATGGTGACACGCCTCTACACTATGCTGCTTTTGG TAACCAGCCCGAAATAATGGAACTTCTGCTCTCTCGTGGCGCGGCGATTAACGCTGTGAATAATGGCAAATGTAGCGCACTGCACGTAGCTGTGAACAAACAACATGCTCAGTGTGTTAAAGTCTTATTACGCCACCATTGCGACGTTAATCTGCAGGATTCGTATGGGGACACAGCGTTGCACGACGCGATTGGAAAAGACGCCGTAGACATAGTCGATGCCCTTTGCTCCTGTGAACGAGTCGACTTCACGTTGAGGAACAAACGAGGCTTCAACGTGCTACATCACGCTGCTATAAAGGGCAACGCACA CGCGATGGAGAGATTAGTAGGACGGGCGAGGCACTTGGTGGACGTTAAAAAGGAGGATGGCTTTACAGCGCTGCATCTTGCTGCCCTGAACGGTCACAGGGATGTGGCTGCGATACTTCTTGCCCCAAACGGTGGAAACGCAAAAGTAGACTTGCGAAACAATCGCCGGCAAACGCCCCTGCATTTGGCCACTTCTCAGGGTCACTGGGCTTTGGTGGAGTTGCTTGTGCAACATAACGTTGATATTGCCAGCACAGACGCGGATGGAGATACGGTGCTACATATTGCTATTATTAAGAGCCCCAATCAAAGCAACGTAGTTCCTACACCCGAAAGTTGTCGGGATTACCCTCTAATTTACGCT ATATGGCAAAATTTGGCGAGGCAGGGTGCTAAGACGGAGCTGGCATTGGCTTGCTTCCTGGTCAGCAGAGACAGAACTTGTACTCTTCTAGAGCACGTCAAGAACTCGAAGAATAAGACGCCAATGGAGCTCCTCGAAGCCGATCCCCAGATTGCACCGTACGCCGAGTTGCTACGATGTTACCAATACCAAAGTCACAATACCCAATTAGA GATAGAAAATACTCCAACCTCACAGCCTTCCATATATCAGATAGACACAGCGTTACAGCCGGAATTGGGACGAGAGGCCAGGAAAGGTATTCCAGGTTCTGGTGACGCCTCCGAATGTCATAATTGCCTAGGTATAATGACAAATGCGACGAAAGAAGAGAACAGGTTCAATCCGGGCAGCAGTGTGCCAATCATCAGCTGTGCGCGTTGTGGTCATGGAATTCCTAACAAAACTGAAACTATTCAAG ATGGCCAGCTAGCAACAGGAGAGATTTCCTTGACGAAACAGGAAGAGAAAGTGAAAGAGAACGCGTTGGACGAAAAGAAGGAAGAAAATCAGGACAAGGAAAGGGAGAAAGATAAGGATTTAGAACGTTTGCGGTATTTAGAAACTAGAGTGGCAGATCTAGAGGAAGCAAATATGTGTAGCATCTGTATGGAGCGACGTCGGAATGTCGCTTTCCTGTGCGGTCACGGTGCCTGTGAGCACTGCGCCGCGCCACTGAAAACTTGTCACATGTGTCGTAAAGTTATTACgaagaaaattaatttatattag
- the Twf gene encoding twinfilin actin binding protein isoform X2 → MSHQTGIKANDALKKLFAKCRDGKIRVLKVSIENEELTPAASSKPVNKWQDDYDKMIKPLIVENQPAYILYRLDTKSPDSGYDWLFISWSPDTAPVRQKMLYASTKATLKQEFGTASIKEELHGTVPEDITLEGYHKYKRNDAAPAPLTTAEEELAELKKNTVTTDYSVETRHQTLSGVAFPVTAEAEQAITELGAGMHEYVQLRIDLKEEKIHLVMACDVSLDKLPTKVPADSARYHLYNFKHTHEGDYMEHIVFIYSMPGYSCSIKERMLYSSCKAPLLELIQSLGVTITKKLEVNSGDELADMLEDPPTIKETAAITPATPSTPYAPPQSLNEKKSKQKKSCILS, encoded by the exons ATGTCGCACCAGACGGGCATCAAAG CGAACGACGCGCTGAAGAAATTATTCGCCAAGTGCCGCGATGGTAAAATACGAGTCCTCAAGGTTTCCATCGAGAATG AGGAATTAACACCAGCTGCCTCATCGAAGCCAGTGAACAAGTGGCAAGACGATTACGACAAGATGATCAAGCCCTTGATCGTCGAGAATCAACCCGCGTATATTCTCTATCGTCTCGATACCAAGTCGCCTGATTCCGGTTACGATTGGTTGTTCATTTCCTGGTCGCCTGACACTGCACCGGTCAGACAGAAAATGTTGTACGCGTCGACTAAGGCGACTTTGAAGCAGGAGTTCGGGACCGCGTCCATAAAGGAGGAGTTGCACGGCACGGTGCCGGAGGATATAACGTTAGAGGGTTATCACAAGTACAAGAGGAACGATGCTGCTCCGGCACCGTTGACCACAGCGGAGGAAGAATTGGCGGAGCTGAAGAAGAACACGGTTACAACCGATTACAGCGTGGAGACGAGACACCAGACGTTGAGCGGGGTCGCTTTTCCTGTAACGGCCGAGGCGGAACAGGCGATCACTGAGTTAGGTGCTGGTATGCACGAATACGTTCAGCTGAGGATCGATCTGAAGGAGGAGAAGATACATTTAGTTATGGCTTGCGACGTCTCGCTGGACAAACTTCCAACGAAAGTTCCAGCTGACTCTGCCAGATACCATCTTTACAATTTCAAGCACACTCACGAAGGAGATTACATGGAGCATATAG TTTTTATATATAGCATGCCAGGATATAGTTGCAGTATCAAGGAGAGGATGCTGTATTCCTCGTGCAAAGCACCGCTTTTAGAACTTATCCAATCACTCGGAGTGACTATAACAAAGAAA TTGGAAGTAAATAGCGGTGATGAGTTAGCAGACATGTTGGAAGATCCTCCAACCATAAAAGAAACAGCCGCAATTACGCCTGCAACTCCGTCAACGCCCTATGCTCCTCCTCAGTCTCTAAACGAGAAAAAATCAAAGCAGAAGAAATCTTGTATCTTGAGTTAA
- the 140up gene encoding RPII140-upstream gene protein translates to MFRAAVNRRLICAAFFPFTSSSEQNSNELGTKISKYQLMKDQITDRINEIMFDETGHLTKEIQSIINVTIAGCSMGFVSGGLSKAGDVPLKFKQENQATLYKHKFFAHRELQSQMVIAVLKGGYRASIKLGLFCFFFSSTALALYLYRGYFDVINHTLAGAVTGFLFKVNLGLKGAISGSVVGSLFGTLYGIVAVAILYLTGSDIANLHEAGMGLLNTRRKKIVESSKVMMAQEESEIKLMYKRNQELKEKTSTEGANGADLFKR, encoded by the exons ATGTTTCGTGCAGCAGTGAACAGAAGATTAATCTGCGCTGCCTTCTTTCCATTCACTTCGTCATCTGAGCAGAATTCTAATGAATTAGGAACAAAAATATCTAAGTACCAATTAATGAAGGATCAGATTACAGATAGGATTAATGAAATCATGTTCGACGA AACAGGCCACCTAACGAAAGAGATCCAATCGATTATTAATGTAACGATTGCTGGTTGCTCGATGGGATTTGTGTCTGGCGGATTATCAAAAGCTGGGGATGTACCACTTAAATTCAAGCAAGAGAATCAAGCAACCTTGTACAAGCATAAATTTTTTGCCCACAGAGAATTGCAATCTCAGATGGTGATAGCTGTACTAAAAGGTGGCTATCGAGCGTCTATAAAGCTTGGAttgttttgtttctttttttc GAGTACAGCTTTAGCATTATACTTGTACAGAGGGTATTTTGATGTGATCAATCATACATTAGCCGGTGCAGTAACCGGTTTTTTATTTAAAGTAAATTTGGGATTGAAGGGGGCAATCTCAGGTTCTGTGGTAGGATCACTATTTGGTACCTTGTATGGTATTGTAGCGGTAGCTATATTGTACCTAACTGGCTCCGATATAGCAAATCTCCACGAAGCGGGTATGGGACTATTAAACACACGGCGAAA AAAAATAGTAGAAAGTTCAAAGGTGATGATGGCCCAGGAAGAATCGGAAATAAAGCTGATGTACAAGAGAAATCaggaattaaaagaaaaaacatCTACAGAAGGAGCAAACGGAGCCGACTTGTTTAAAAGATAA